A window from Sus scrofa isolate TJ Tabasco breed Duroc chromosome 2, Sscrofa11.1, whole genome shotgun sequence encodes these proteins:
- the NME5 gene encoding nucleoside diphosphate kinase homolog 5 isoform X3: protein MLENVYCFKISKRNQNASGCFPFLTERNWSEAVTRSAGIGPLQPPSRNWVSGLLATSSGDARRVRAKRRKLHLSPEHCSNFYVEQYGKMFFPNLTAYMSSGPLVAMVLARHKAISYWKELLGPSNSLIAKETHPDSLRAIYGTDELRNALHGSNDFAAAEREIRFMFPAVITEPIPVGQAAKDYLNLFG from the exons ATGTTAGAAAATGTCTATTGCTTTAAAATTAGCAAGAGGAATCAAAACGCCAGTGGCTGCTTCCCTTTCTTGACGGAAAGGAACTGGTCAGAGGCTGTGACGCGTTCTGCTGGGATTGGCCCTCTGCAGCCACCATCCCGTAACTGGGTTTCCGGTCTCCTAGCAACAAGCTCTGGTGACGCTAGAAGAGTCCGGGCAAAG agAAGAAAACTTCATCTCAGCCCTGAGCACTGTAGTAACTTTTATGTAGAACAGTATGGGAAAATGTTTTTCCCCAATTTAACAGCCTACATGAGTTCTGGACCACTTGTTGCCATGGTATTAGCTAGACATAAAGCCATCTCTTACTGGAAAGAACTTTTGGGACCAAGTAATAGCTTAATAGCTAAGGAGACACACCCAGACAG TCTAAGGGCAATTTATGGCACAGACGAGCTAAGGAATGCACTTCATGGGAGTAATGATTTTGCtgcagcagaaagagaaattcgaTTTATGTTTCCGGCAG TGATCACTGAGCCCATTCCAGTTGGACAAGCTGCAAAGGACTATTTAAATTT
- the NME5 gene encoding nucleoside diphosphate kinase homolog 5 isoform X4 — translation MLENVYCFKISKRNQNASGCFPFLTERNWSEAVTRSAGIGPLQPPSRNWVSGLLATSSGDARRVRAKRRKLHLSPEHCSNFYVEQYGKMFFPNLTAYMSSGPLVAMVLARHKAISYWKELLGPSNSLIAKETHPDSLRAIYGTDELRNALHGSNDFAAAEREIRFMFPADLAS, via the exons ATGTTAGAAAATGTCTATTGCTTTAAAATTAGCAAGAGGAATCAAAACGCCAGTGGCTGCTTCCCTTTCTTGACGGAAAGGAACTGGTCAGAGGCTGTGACGCGTTCTGCTGGGATTGGCCCTCTGCAGCCACCATCCCGTAACTGGGTTTCCGGTCTCCTAGCAACAAGCTCTGGTGACGCTAGAAGAGTCCGGGCAAAG agAAGAAAACTTCATCTCAGCCCTGAGCACTGTAGTAACTTTTATGTAGAACAGTATGGGAAAATGTTTTTCCCCAATTTAACAGCCTACATGAGTTCTGGACCACTTGTTGCCATGGTATTAGCTAGACATAAAGCCATCTCTTACTGGAAAGAACTTTTGGGACCAAGTAATAGCTTAATAGCTAAGGAGACACACCCAGACAG TCTAAGGGCAATTTATGGCACAGACGAGCTAAGGAATGCACTTCATGGGAGTAATGATTTTGCtgcagcagaaagagaaattcgaTTTATGTTTCCGGCAG
- the LOC110255186 gene encoding bromodomain-containing protein 8-like: MLFFFFPSVCLQMGHEWVWLDSEQDYPNDSELSNDCRSLFSSWDSSLDLDVGSWRETEEPGAEELEESSPGREASELLVGDGGSEESQEETEQVSRQNLLHFLSEVAYLMEPLCISSKESREGCCPPSGTRQPEAREFEAAEREGEPCRESKELSAKVEPLVAEKSSLGENERPEVASGSADNWALQEHPTDSEEGVVQQESKGEDQGEGYVSEMEDQHSLGDCDDGFSIQETPLVDMLFSHATSSKLSDLGHGDPVQDHLLFKKTLLPVWKMIASHRFSSPFLKPVSERQAPGYKDVVKRSVEKGSRKVGCFYICLFMLYFPSSRAFLSFFLSPMDLTSLKRNLSKGRIRTMAQFQRDLMLMFQNAVMYNDSDHHVYHMAVEMQREVLEQIQVL, encoded by the exons atgcttttttttttttttccttctgtgtgttTACAGATGGGGCATGAATGGGTTTGGTTGGATTCTGAACAAGACTATCCCAATGACTCTGAGTTGAGCAACGACTGCAGGTCCCTCTTCAGCTCATGGGATTCCAGTCTGGATCTTGATGTGGGCAGCTGGAGGGAAACTGAGGAGCCAGGGGCTGAGGAACTAGAGGAAAGCAGCCCAGGGAGAGAAGCTAGTGAGCTGCTTGTGGGGGACGGAGGCAGTGAGGAGTCTcaggaagagacagagcaagtCAGCCGCCAGAACCTCCTCCACTTTCTCTCTGAG GTAGCTTATTTAATGGAACCATTGTGCATTAGCAGCAAAGAATCACGTGAAGGCTGCTGCCCTCCATCTGGTACCAGACAGCCAGAGGCGAGGGAGTTTGAAGCTGCTGAAAGAGAAGGGGAGCCCTGTAGAGAGTCTAAGGAGCTTTCAGCCAAGGTAGAGCCTTTGGTAGCAGAAAAGTCATCACTGGGAGAAAATGAAAGGCCAGAGGTGGCTTCAGGTTCCGCAGATAATTGGGCACTTCAGGAACACCCCACAGACAGTGAAGAG GGAGTTGTTCAGCAAGAATCCAAAGGGGAGGATCAGGGTGAAGGGTATGTGTCAGAGATGGAAGACCAGCATTCTTTAGGTGACTGTGATGATGGCTTCAGCATCCAGGAGACTCCTCTGGTGGATATGCTTTTCAGCCATGCCACCTCCTCAAAGCT GTCTGATCTAGGCCATGGTGACCCTGTTCAGGATCACCTGCTATTTAAGAAGACTCTCCTGCCAGTCTGGAAGATGATTGCCAGTCACAG GTTCAGCAGTCCATTTCTGAAGCCTGTGTCAGAAAGGCAGGCCCCAGGATATAAAGATGTGGTGAAAAGGTCAGTGGAAAAGGGGTCAAGAAAGGTTGGTTGCTTTTATATCTGTCTTTTCATGCTTTATTTCCCATCTAGtagagcctttctttctttctttctttc ACCCATGGACTTAACTAGCCTGAAAAGGAATCTGTCTAAGGGACGGATTCGCACCATGGCTCAGTTCCAGCGGGACCTGATGCTGATGTTCCAAAATGCTGTGATGTACAATGACTCTGATCATCATGTGTACCATATGGCTGTGGAGATGCAGCGAGAAGTCTTGGAGCAGATTCAGGTACTATAG